The following coding sequences lie in one Myxococcus xanthus genomic window:
- a CDS encoding lysophospholipid acyltransferase family protein, producing MLSSAVLFVGAVLVWLVTLPFDRNGRVLHLYSCFWAQLYFYVNPFWHLEVDGREHLPWRGPAVLVSNHESLGDILVLFGLYRPFKWVSKASNFKLPLIGWNMRLNRYVPLVRGDKASIMKMMTACEYWLSRGVPILMFPEGTRSSDGVVKPFKDGAFALALKQRCPVIPVVLTGTARTLPKHGLVLETTARCHVQVMPPVDPSAFTDVASLREHVRNLIVSEKARIEALTPGAATP from the coding sequence ATGCTCTCCAGCGCCGTGCTCTTCGTGGGCGCCGTGCTGGTCTGGCTCGTCACGTTGCCGTTCGACCGCAACGGACGCGTCCTGCACCTGTATTCGTGCTTCTGGGCGCAGCTCTACTTCTACGTCAACCCGTTCTGGCACCTGGAGGTCGACGGCCGCGAACACCTGCCCTGGCGGGGCCCGGCCGTGCTCGTGTCCAACCACGAGTCGCTCGGCGACATCCTGGTCCTCTTCGGCCTCTACCGCCCCTTCAAGTGGGTCTCCAAGGCGTCGAACTTCAAGCTGCCGCTCATCGGCTGGAACATGCGGCTCAACCGCTATGTCCCCCTGGTGCGCGGTGACAAGGCGAGCATCATGAAGATGATGACCGCCTGCGAATACTGGCTGTCTCGCGGCGTGCCCATCCTCATGTTCCCCGAAGGCACGCGCTCCTCGGACGGCGTCGTGAAGCCCTTCAAGGACGGCGCCTTCGCACTGGCCTTGAAGCAGCGCTGCCCCGTCATCCCCGTGGTCCTCACCGGCACCGCGCGCACCCTGCCCAAGCATGGCTTGGTGCTGGAGACCACTGCCCGCTGCCACGTCCAGGTCATGCCCCCCGTCGACCCCAGCGCCTTCACCGACGTGGCGTCCCTGCGTGAGCACGTCCGGAATCTCATCGTCTCGGAAAAGGCGCGCATCGAGGCCCTGACGCCCGGCGCCGCCACCCCGTAG
- a CDS encoding phospholipid scramblase-related protein, whose amino-acid sequence MSDKRPLTDTTELELDWRGRAPRQPEAPSSAALEPLSEVEVPSGAGKGLPGDPRHMSTELRLSLQGMMETPALRMRQMREGLEIIFGAQTRNRYEVCDDTGRVALYVEEEARGIGAMLRRTFSPFYKARMECMTLGGIVALVVERPWSILLTKADILAWDGRLMARIQQRFTLLGRQLDIVTPGGAVIATVKGPLFRPWTFRIFQNDVEVAVVRKRWSGFLQESFSAADTFTLDFQPQCTDFRLRQLVLAVALLVDLTYFENNSPRGALGPGLDLFDALMFWKK is encoded by the coding sequence ATGAGCGACAAGCGCCCCCTGACGGACACGACCGAGCTGGAGCTGGACTGGCGTGGCCGCGCCCCCCGTCAGCCGGAGGCGCCCTCCAGCGCGGCCTTGGAACCGCTCTCCGAGGTCGAGGTGCCATCCGGCGCGGGAAAGGGGCTCCCGGGCGACCCGCGCCACATGAGCACCGAGCTGCGCCTGTCGCTTCAGGGGATGATGGAGACGCCCGCGCTGCGCATGAGGCAGATGCGCGAGGGCCTGGAGATCATCTTCGGCGCCCAGACGCGCAACCGCTACGAGGTGTGCGACGACACGGGGCGCGTCGCGCTGTACGTGGAGGAGGAGGCCCGTGGCATCGGCGCCATGCTCCGGCGGACCTTCTCGCCCTTCTACAAGGCCCGGATGGAGTGCATGACGCTGGGCGGCATCGTGGCGCTCGTGGTGGAGCGCCCCTGGAGCATCCTCCTCACGAAGGCGGACATCCTGGCCTGGGACGGCCGGCTGATGGCGCGCATCCAGCAGCGCTTCACCCTGCTGGGACGCCAGCTGGACATCGTCACGCCCGGCGGCGCCGTCATCGCCACCGTGAAGGGCCCGCTCTTCAGACCCTGGACCTTCCGCATCTTCCAGAATGACGTGGAAGTGGCCGTGGTCCGCAAACGCTGGAGTGGCTTCCTCCAGGAGAGCTTCTCCGCCGCGGACACCTTCACCCTCGACTTCCAGCCCCAGTGCACCGACTTCCGGCTGCGGCAGCTGGTGCTGGCCGTCGCCCTGCTCGTCGACCTGACGTACTTCGAGAACAACAGCCCCCGCGGCGCCCTGGGCCCGGGGCTGGACCTGTTCGACGCGTTGATGTTCTGGAAGAAGTAG
- a CDS encoding cupin domain-containing protein: protein MLLDELLNGFPRERFLQEHYQRRPFTGASAAERLQRLGTWETIDFLVEETACDVLLARQGVPYPGGRPTTAKAARELFAQGYTLALRQPDLHHPDLAQLARAFSAELHGRINLHIYCTPAGHHGFGWHCDPEEVFILQTAGRKDYLLRENTLHPVPLPESVPSGSLAAQEKTPVETHALGAGDFIYIPGGYWHMAQATEEALSISIGLMPPTLLDLLDGVRAALASSPVWRRRMPSLGRASTLDDPSKLALLRTLLSELGGELQRQLADPGYPLRFLAQTARFYLRSTGIRGNGR from the coding sequence ATGCTGCTCGATGAACTGCTGAATGGCTTTCCGCGGGAGCGCTTCCTCCAGGAGCACTACCAGCGGCGTCCCTTCACCGGCGCTTCCGCCGCGGAGCGCCTCCAGCGCCTGGGGACGTGGGAGACCATCGACTTCCTCGTCGAGGAGACGGCCTGCGACGTGCTGCTCGCGCGCCAGGGGGTGCCCTACCCGGGAGGCAGGCCCACGACGGCGAAGGCGGCGCGGGAGCTGTTCGCGCAGGGCTACACGCTCGCGCTGCGGCAGCCGGACCTGCACCACCCGGACCTGGCCCAGCTGGCGCGCGCCTTCAGCGCGGAGCTGCACGGCCGCATCAACCTGCACATCTACTGCACGCCCGCGGGGCACCACGGCTTCGGCTGGCACTGCGACCCGGAGGAGGTGTTCATCCTCCAGACGGCGGGCCGCAAGGACTACCTGCTGAGGGAGAACACGCTCCACCCCGTGCCCCTGCCGGAGTCCGTGCCCAGCGGCTCCCTGGCGGCGCAGGAGAAGACACCCGTGGAGACGCACGCGCTGGGCGCCGGGGACTTCATCTACATCCCGGGCGGGTACTGGCACATGGCGCAGGCAACCGAGGAGGCGCTGTCCATCTCCATCGGCCTGATGCCGCCCACGCTCCTGGACCTCCTCGACGGGGTGAGGGCCGCACTGGCCAGCAGCCCTGTGTGGCGGCGGCGGATGCCCTCGCTGGGGCGTGCCTCCACGCTGGACGACCCGAGCAAACTGGCGCTGCTGCGGACGTTGCTGTCGGAGCTGGGCGGTGAACTCCAGCGCCAGCTCGCCGACCCCGGCTACCCCCTGCGCTTCCTCGCGCAGACGGCCCGGTTCTATCTGCGCTCCACGGGAATCCGGGGCAACGGGCGCTGA
- a CDS encoding carboxypeptidase-like regulatory domain-containing protein — translation MRKQPLVMVALGGLALLLAVALVHRWEDTGERPATSTAQRIPSRRDLGVPTPPPRGNHSLRGRVLDPRRRPAAGIQVTATRDMPGESLSARSCDTRSPELPLSSGGCIGEPEELVRALVEAGHGAAPVVAQAHTSADGTFLLEGLPEGMVALWAIGERHATLALDVRTDAQDVQLVLESGRFLPGRVVAESGTPLPGARLTLFHQDHTRFFDAQAGADGRFAFGPLPPGEYTVVATSEGLLTDSLQQVDEEKLNPVVLHPPRRLSGRVLAQDKPVSGAEVHVEYTPHVTVTDDEGRFSFEPLAPGDYEVRAEHQGEYGFATVALTEEGGDAEATVRLGTLVYVEGSVRDESGRPVARARVGAGAARGRAPPADYVTTAEDGRFRIGPLRLEPYIFNVMAPGYQGQLRDAVASPGERVDFTLRRAHLLQGTVTGPQGNPLSGVDIDVDDEIQTETETETFREEVDPTTSDEHGRFELTFPTPGNYTLVLTHHGHMEERVEVNVPGPALSVVLRAAGRVEGTVTNTQGVPIHGMTLSLVDTRETVASQETETDAEGRFSLTEVGPGTYTLIPGSDLGDTDHQVMRTVTVQGTETVEVSLRLETGAPVSGIVVDEHGRPVANALVDGNNFPSPRDGVFESTSSDAEGRFVLHHLAEGACALRASKDRYVFEARGPTADGISPPAVLARSGADDVLLILRSQGHIRGRVVRGDGSPITRFTIDQQSFRDPQGTFRLTAERAGAQRLTFEAPGLTRAMREVQVSAGEDVDLGAVRLEAGRHVRGRVVDAETSRPIEDAVVAVHLPGEGGALEEVAPIAAEASDTDGTFAFTPLEARPLDLLVQTNRGHPQMRQRIGTGDETLELRIYPGAQVDGTLKDRDGKPAEAIVQLVANDGDYSASVDEALGTFQARNVPAGTYTLSASMGQNAEGRSVAFLPQRVKVPPMGKVTFSFTEATGGGTMRLGIRMPPARPGEGLYQALLSGTVSPAVSARELRTRARFGDIRASTKSQDGVLVYEQLPAGAYTFIVLLEEGKPARFTVHREELFLAEGETLERDIQVTPRPLP, via the coding sequence ATGCGCAAACAGCCGCTGGTGATGGTCGCACTCGGAGGGCTCGCGCTGCTGCTGGCCGTGGCGCTCGTCCACCGGTGGGAGGACACCGGCGAGCGGCCAGCGACATCCACCGCGCAGCGCATCCCGTCACGACGAGACCTCGGCGTCCCGACGCCCCCACCGCGTGGCAACCACTCGCTTCGCGGACGCGTGCTCGACCCGCGGCGCCGCCCCGCCGCCGGCATCCAGGTCACCGCCACGCGCGACATGCCCGGCGAGTCCCTGTCCGCCCGCTCCTGCGACACGCGCTCACCGGAGCTGCCCTTGTCCTCCGGAGGCTGCATCGGCGAGCCCGAGGAACTGGTGCGCGCGCTCGTCGAAGCCGGTCACGGCGCCGCGCCCGTGGTGGCCCAAGCCCACACCTCGGCGGACGGAACGTTCCTTCTCGAAGGCCTCCCCGAGGGCATGGTGGCGCTCTGGGCCATCGGCGAGCGCCACGCCACGCTGGCGCTGGATGTCCGCACCGACGCCCAGGACGTGCAGCTCGTGCTCGAATCAGGCCGCTTCCTTCCTGGCCGCGTCGTCGCCGAGTCCGGCACACCGCTGCCCGGTGCGCGCCTGACGCTCTTCCACCAGGACCACACCCGCTTCTTCGATGCCCAGGCCGGCGCGGACGGCCGCTTCGCCTTCGGTCCCCTCCCACCGGGCGAATACACCGTCGTCGCCACCAGCGAAGGCCTGCTGACGGATTCGCTCCAACAGGTGGACGAGGAGAAGCTCAACCCTGTCGTCCTTCATCCACCGCGACGACTGTCCGGCCGCGTGCTCGCCCAGGACAAGCCGGTGTCCGGAGCGGAAGTCCACGTGGAGTACACGCCGCATGTCACCGTGACGGACGACGAGGGCCGCTTCTCCTTCGAGCCACTCGCTCCGGGCGACTACGAGGTGCGCGCGGAGCATCAAGGCGAGTACGGCTTCGCCACGGTGGCGCTGACCGAGGAAGGCGGGGACGCGGAGGCCACCGTACGGCTGGGCACGCTCGTCTACGTGGAAGGCTCCGTGCGAGACGAGTCCGGACGCCCCGTTGCTCGCGCCAGGGTAGGCGCCGGCGCGGCCAGGGGACGGGCACCTCCCGCGGACTACGTCACCACGGCGGAGGATGGCCGGTTCCGGATTGGCCCCCTGCGACTGGAGCCCTACATCTTCAACGTCATGGCCCCCGGCTACCAGGGCCAGCTCCGGGACGCGGTCGCCAGCCCCGGCGAGCGCGTGGACTTCACCCTCCGCCGCGCCCATCTCCTCCAAGGCACCGTCACCGGCCCCCAGGGCAACCCCCTGTCCGGCGTGGACATCGACGTGGACGACGAGATTCAGACCGAGACCGAGACCGAGACCTTCCGCGAAGAAGTCGACCCCACCACCTCGGACGAACACGGCCGCTTCGAGCTCACGTTCCCCACCCCTGGGAACTACACGCTCGTCCTCACCCACCATGGGCACATGGAAGAGCGGGTGGAGGTGAACGTGCCTGGACCCGCGCTCAGCGTGGTGCTGCGCGCGGCGGGCCGGGTGGAGGGGACGGTCACGAACACCCAGGGCGTGCCCATCCACGGCATGACGCTCAGCCTCGTGGACACCCGTGAGACGGTTGCTTCCCAGGAGACCGAAACGGACGCGGAGGGACGCTTCTCCCTCACCGAGGTGGGCCCGGGCACGTACACCCTGATCCCCGGTTCGGACCTCGGCGACACCGACCACCAGGTGATGCGCACCGTCACCGTGCAGGGGACCGAAACCGTGGAGGTCTCGCTGCGGCTGGAGACGGGAGCCCCGGTGTCCGGCATCGTCGTGGACGAGCACGGACGCCCGGTGGCGAACGCGCTGGTGGACGGGAACAACTTCCCCAGCCCCCGTGACGGCGTCTTCGAGAGCACCTCCAGCGACGCGGAAGGCCGCTTCGTCCTGCACCACCTGGCGGAGGGCGCGTGCGCGCTGCGCGCGTCGAAGGACAGATATGTCTTCGAAGCCCGGGGCCCCACGGCGGACGGCATCTCACCGCCCGCGGTCCTCGCGAGGTCCGGGGCGGACGACGTGCTGCTGATACTGCGGAGCCAGGGCCACATCCGCGGCCGCGTGGTGCGCGGGGATGGCTCGCCCATCACCCGCTTCACCATTGACCAGCAGTCCTTCCGGGACCCCCAGGGCACCTTCAGGCTCACCGCCGAGCGCGCGGGCGCGCAGCGGCTGACCTTCGAGGCTCCCGGACTGACACGCGCGATGCGCGAGGTGCAGGTCTCCGCGGGCGAGGACGTGGACCTGGGCGCGGTGCGGCTGGAGGCCGGACGCCACGTGCGCGGCCGGGTGGTGGACGCAGAGACGTCGCGCCCCATCGAGGACGCCGTCGTCGCGGTCCACCTGCCCGGTGAAGGTGGCGCGCTGGAGGAGGTCGCGCCCATCGCCGCGGAGGCCTCTGACACGGACGGAACCTTTGCCTTCACCCCGCTGGAAGCACGCCCGCTGGACCTGCTGGTCCAGACGAACCGGGGCCACCCCCAGATGCGCCAGCGTATTGGCACCGGTGACGAAACACTGGAGCTGCGAATCTACCCGGGCGCCCAGGTGGACGGCACCTTGAAGGACCGCGACGGAAAGCCCGCGGAAGCCATCGTGCAGCTCGTGGCCAACGACGGGGACTACTCCGCCTCGGTGGACGAAGCGTTGGGGACGTTCCAGGCCCGGAACGTCCCGGCGGGCACCTACACGCTGTCGGCTTCCATGGGACAGAACGCGGAAGGCCGCAGCGTGGCCTTCCTTCCGCAGCGCGTGAAGGTTCCCCCCATGGGGAAGGTGACGTTCTCCTTCACGGAAGCCACCGGCGGCGGCACGATGCGGCTCGGCATCCGGATGCCTCCGGCCAGGCCGGGCGAAGGGCTCTACCAGGCGTTGCTGTCGGGCACGGTGTCACCGGCCGTGTCCGCGCGGGAGCTGCGCACGAGGGCCCGCTTCGGAGACATCCGAGCGTCCACGAAGAGCCAGGATGGCGTGTTGGTGTACGAGCAGCTCCCGGCTGGGGCGTACACGTTCATCGTCCTGCTGGAAGAGGGGAAACCCGCCCGCTTCACCGTCCACCGAGAGGAGCTCTTCCTCGCGGAGGGAGAGACGCTGGAGCGGGACATTCAGGTAACGCCACGGCCCCTGCCCTGA
- a CDS encoding alpha/beta fold hydrolase produces the protein MLLCPGAATSRWLGFGSAVLEKTGVRLISVDRPGLGASTPMPQRSLLDWASDIRNFRVARALNGLRAVGFSQGAPFALACAATQEVEAVALVSGGDELAHPAVRALLHPDVAKLVDLTATDPAQAEAFFAGMSAQMMWNMVIGMSHEADRAVYTEPRFAEAYRRALDEAFSQGTAGYARDTVLAMSRWPFELETLTVPVDLWYGALDTSTAHSPDHGQTLATRIPTARRRVEPSAGGALLWTHAEPILTSLLAR, from the coding sequence GTGTTGCTCTGTCCGGGAGCGGCGACCAGCCGGTGGCTGGGCTTTGGCTCGGCGGTGTTGGAGAAAACGGGCGTCCGGCTCATCTCCGTCGATAGACCAGGCTTGGGGGCGTCCACGCCCATGCCACAGCGGAGTCTCCTGGACTGGGCCAGTGACATCCGGAACTTCCGTGTTGCTCGGGCGCTGAACGGACTTCGTGCGGTGGGTTTCTCACAGGGCGCGCCTTTCGCGCTGGCTTGCGCGGCCACGCAGGAGGTGGAAGCGGTTGCGCTCGTTTCAGGTGGGGACGAACTGGCACACCCGGCCGTGCGCGCACTTCTCCATCCGGACGTCGCGAAGCTGGTGGACCTCACCGCCACGGATCCCGCCCAAGCCGAGGCATTCTTCGCGGGGATGAGCGCTCAGATGATGTGGAACATGGTCATCGGCATGAGCCACGAAGCGGACCGCGCCGTGTACACCGAGCCACGTTTCGCCGAAGCGTACCGGCGCGCGCTGGACGAAGCCTTCTCACAAGGCACTGCGGGCTACGCACGGGACACCGTGCTGGCCATGTCCCGATGGCCCTTTGAACTGGAGACACTCACCGTACCCGTGGACCTCTGGTACGGCGCACTTGATACCAGCACTGCTCACTCACCCGACCACGGACAGACGCTCGCGACGAGGATTCCCACGGCCCGGCGCCGCGTGGAGCCAAGCGCCGGGGGCGCACTGCTGTGGACGCATGCCGAGCCCATCCTCACGTCATTGCTCGCCCGGTAG